Proteins encoded by one window of Salicibibacter halophilus:
- a CDS encoding YigZ family protein: protein MCKSYYTIKHDDGYEQTIKKSRFIAYMRRVKDEDEAKAFIAEIKNQHRDAAHNCSAYVLGMGNEIQKANDDGEPSGTAGVPMLNVLIKQELKNTAVVVTRYFGGIKLGAGGLIRAYGNSVTEAITHIGIVQRQPVQKFIVTIAYDLLGKIENELRESSYTLLSIDYGTHVDIHVAVNIDDKEAFEDWMVNTSNNHVTITASGTSYMEKDA from the coding sequence ATGTGTAAATCGTACTATACCATTAAACATGACGATGGATATGAACAGACGATCAAAAAGTCAAGATTCATTGCATACATGCGAAGGGTTAAGGACGAAGATGAAGCAAAAGCTTTTATTGCAGAAATAAAAAACCAACATCGCGATGCCGCGCATAACTGTTCCGCATACGTGCTCGGAATGGGGAATGAAATACAAAAGGCAAACGATGACGGAGAGCCGTCAGGAACTGCCGGTGTTCCAATGTTAAATGTTTTAATCAAACAGGAATTAAAAAATACGGCTGTTGTGGTCACGCGTTATTTCGGGGGAATTAAACTCGGCGCGGGAGGGTTGATACGGGCATACGGCAATAGCGTCACCGAAGCCATTACCCATATAGGAATCGTACAACGGCAGCCGGTGCAAAAATTCATCGTAACGATCGCTTATGACCTGCTCGGAAAAATTGAAAATGAACTGCGGGAATCCTCTTATACGCTGCTATCCATAGATTATGGCACGCACGTTGACATCCATGTCGCCGTCAACATAGATGATAAGGAAGCCTTTGAGGATTGGATGGTCAATACTTCCAACAATCATGTAACGATCACCGCCTCCGGAACGTCCTATATGGAGAAGGATGCATAA